One Methylomonas sp. LL1 DNA window includes the following coding sequences:
- the dnaG gene encoding DNA primase produces MSGRIPRQFIDELLVRVDIVDLIDSHVPLKKTGSNFVARCPFHTEKTPSFSVNRNRQMYHCFGCGVSGNAISFLMDYSHLGFVEAVEDLAAFVGVDVPREDGGESDEVVKESASHLYAVLEEVTAFYAEQLRGAEGQKAVEYLKGRGVTGEVARDFGLGYAPQGWDVLVSRFDRKALVDAGMLVVRDDGKVYDRFRGRLMFPIRDKRKRVIGFGGRVLDDSLPKYLNSPETPVFSKSKELYGLCELLQKKNRPERILVVEGYMDVIALAQYGVSNAVAALGTATSKTQIDLLFRFAAELVFCFDGDIAGRQAAWKATEAALPCLRDGRQIKIMLLPQGHDPDSLIRAEGVPGFLERINGANVLSDYFFESVGGSLDLSTIEGRSQLMTAARPQLEKVPSGFFKDMMWRRLNDMVGGGALEVPKNQSTLRPRFEKNVTTKVGQKRPSLLRRVLALLIQHPHLEHLVSQRDLEWGELSFSGKELLEDVLHVIALEKPENSAILLEAYRESSYEKAVKALAGMELDVPEGGEEAEFSGALTQLLRQSREDKLTELLAKEGREGLSIEEKQVLRMLLTQRI; encoded by the coding sequence ATGTCCGGCAGAATCCCCAGGCAGTTTATAGATGAATTATTGGTGCGGGTCGATATTGTTGATCTGATCGATTCGCACGTCCCTCTTAAAAAAACAGGCAGTAATTTTGTTGCGCGCTGCCCGTTTCATACCGAAAAAACGCCTAGTTTCTCCGTTAACCGTAATCGGCAGATGTATCACTGTTTCGGTTGCGGTGTCAGTGGTAACGCAATTAGCTTTTTAATGGATTATAGTCATTTGGGCTTTGTCGAGGCGGTGGAGGATTTGGCTGCCTTTGTCGGTGTCGATGTGCCGCGCGAAGATGGCGGTGAATCCGATGAAGTAGTCAAGGAAAGCGCTTCGCACTTGTATGCGGTACTGGAAGAGGTGACGGCTTTTTATGCCGAGCAATTGCGTGGCGCGGAAGGGCAAAAAGCGGTCGAATATCTGAAGGGGCGTGGCGTAACGGGCGAAGTGGCTCGAGACTTCGGTTTGGGGTATGCGCCACAAGGCTGGGATGTTCTGGTCAGTCGTTTTGATCGAAAGGCTTTGGTGGATGCCGGTATGTTGGTCGTTAGGGATGATGGTAAGGTTTACGACCGTTTTCGTGGGCGTTTGATGTTTCCGATACGGGATAAGCGGAAACGGGTGATTGGTTTCGGTGGGAGAGTGTTGGATGATTCCTTGCCAAAATATCTCAATTCGCCCGAAACGCCGGTATTTTCCAAGAGTAAAGAGCTCTATGGTTTGTGCGAGCTTTTGCAAAAAAAGAACAGGCCGGAGCGGATTCTGGTGGTAGAGGGTTATATGGATGTGATCGCGTTGGCGCAATATGGTGTTTCCAATGCCGTGGCCGCCTTGGGTACCGCGACATCCAAAACCCAGATCGACTTGCTGTTTCGTTTTGCCGCCGAGTTGGTGTTTTGTTTTGACGGAGATATTGCCGGGCGTCAAGCGGCTTGGAAGGCAACCGAGGCTGCCTTGCCCTGTCTGCGGGATGGTCGGCAAATCAAGATTATGCTACTGCCTCAAGGACATGACCCGGATTCGCTGATTCGAGCCGAGGGGGTTCCGGGGTTTCTGGAACGAATTAACGGCGCAAATGTCTTATCCGATTATTTTTTTGAATCTGTCGGAGGGTCTTTGGATTTATCGACCATAGAAGGGCGGTCGCAATTAATGACGGCGGCGCGGCCACAGCTGGAAAAGGTGCCGTCCGGGTTTTTTAAGGACATGATGTGGCGGCGTCTGAATGACATGGTCGGTGGCGGTGCGCTGGAGGTTCCGAAAAATCAGTCTACACTTAGGCCACGATTCGAAAAAAATGTGACCACCAAGGTTGGGCAAAAACGACCTAGTTTGCTTCGTCGGGTTTTGGCTTTGTTGATACAGCATCCGCATTTGGAACATTTGGTTAGTCAGCGGGATTTAGAGTGGGGTGAGTTGAGTTTTTCCGGTAAGGAGTTGCTGGAAGATGTTTTGCATGTGATTGCACTTGAAAAACCCGAAAACAGCGCAATCTTATTAGAGGCATACCGCGAGTCGTCTTACGAGAAAGCGGTTAAGGCGTTGGCGGGGATGGAGCTTGATGTGCCGGAAGGTGGCGAGGAGGCCGAGTTTTCCGGCGCTTTGACTCAGTTACTGCGGCAATCCAGGGAGGATAAGTTGACCGAGCTATTGGCCAAGGAGGGGCGGGAGGGACTGAGTATTGAAGAAAAGCAGGTGTTGCGCATGTTGCTAACGCAGCGGATATAG
- the rpsU gene encoding 30S ribosomal protein S21, which yields MPSVKVKENEHFDIAIRRFKRACEKAGVLAEVRRREFYEKPTTERKRKGAAAVKRHLKKLARERYALKNLRRGRPQA from the coding sequence ATGCCATCAGTTAAAGTTAAAGAAAACGAACATTTCGACATCGCAATTCGCCGCTTCAAACGTGCTTGTGAGAAAGCCGGCGTATTGGCCGAAGTGCGTCGTCGCGAGTTTTATGAAAAACCAACCACCGAGCGTAAGCGTAAAGGTGCCGCCGCAGTTAAGCGCCATCTGAAAAAATTGGCGCGCGAGCGTTATGCGTTGAAAAACCTGCGTCGTGGTCGCCCGCAAGCATAA
- a CDS encoding GatB/YqeY domain-containing protein: MDSLKERIRDDMKASMKSGAKARLGVIRMILAAIKQVEVDERVELGDDRVIVVLDKMLKQRRESIRQYRDANRNDLAEIEEAEILVIQDFLPQALTEAEIDQMVIKAIAETGAASIKDMGSVMALLKPQMQGRADMAVVSARIKAGFSA; the protein is encoded by the coding sequence ATGGATTCGTTAAAGGAGCGTATCAGGGATGATATGAAGGCCTCGATGAAGAGTGGTGCCAAAGCCAGATTAGGCGTTATCCGCATGATACTGGCCGCCATTAAGCAGGTCGAGGTGGATGAGCGTGTCGAGTTGGGCGATGACAGGGTTATTGTCGTGCTCGATAAAATGCTCAAACAGCGTCGTGAATCGATCAGGCAGTACCGCGATGCCAATCGTAACGATTTGGCCGAGATTGAGGAGGCCGAGATTCTGGTCATACAGGATTTCTTGCCGCAAGCGCTGACCGAGGCCGAGATTGATCAAATGGTGATCAAGGCTATCGCCGAAACTGGTGCAGCTTCGATCAAGGATATGGGGAGCGTGATGGCGCTGCTGAAGCCGCAAATGCAGGGTCGGGCCGATATGGCGGTTGTCAGTGCAAGGATTAAGGCTGGTTTTTCCGCATAA
- the rpoD gene encoding RNA polymerase sigma factor RpoD translates to MNQEQQQSQLKQLIAKGKAQGYLTYAEVNDHLPSDIIDPEQIEDIIGMINDMGIQVYEVAPDDDDSLIASDTVVSADDEEEVAEVAALASVDSEFGRTTDPVRLYMREMGSVELLTREQELKIAKRIEEGQRQVVSAIARSGFIVESFIETFAGVADEESSTRLGDLVQGFVDYTDVDEVAVEEVEIEAPAEEADEDEVKAIDYNEVKDKVDLVKKALKTAMAAVKKHGYGHDKSEKAFDALSDVFSEFKWTPQYLKKMTSVADDLIAAIREQEKQVMDVCVKKAKVPRREFINVFTENETQLNWLEQFIQDNPKYADALTANQDKIKQAQQRLADIETQHGLSIAHLKNICRNISLGEAKARRAKKEMIEANLRLVISIAKKYTNRGLQFLDLIQEGNIGLMKAVDKFEYRRGYKFSTYATWWIRQAITRSIADQARTIRIPVHMIETINKLNRVSRQILQELGREATPEELAERMEMPEDKIRKVLKIAKEPISMETPIGDDEDSHLGDFIEDSKMLSPVESATIAGLRESTQNVLAGLTAREAKVLRMRFGINMNTDHTLEEVGKQFDVTRERIRQIEAKALRKLRHPSRSEQLRCFLDGE, encoded by the coding sequence ATGAATCAAGAACAACAGCAATCTCAACTAAAACAACTGATCGCAAAAGGCAAGGCGCAAGGGTATTTAACCTATGCGGAGGTTAACGACCATCTGCCAAGCGATATCATCGATCCCGAACAGATTGAAGATATTATTGGCATGATCAACGACATGGGTATTCAAGTCTATGAAGTTGCCCCCGATGACGACGATTCCTTGATTGCCTCCGATACGGTGGTTTCGGCCGATGACGAGGAAGAGGTTGCCGAGGTTGCGGCATTGGCTTCGGTCGACAGCGAATTTGGCCGTACCACGGATCCTGTGCGCCTGTACATGCGAGAAATGGGGTCGGTTGAGCTGTTGACTCGCGAGCAGGAGTTGAAAATCGCTAAGCGTATCGAAGAAGGCCAGCGCCAAGTTGTGAGTGCCATCGCGCGTTCCGGTTTCATTGTCGAGTCGTTTATCGAAACATTTGCCGGCGTGGCCGATGAGGAATCAAGTACTCGTCTGGGTGATCTGGTTCAGGGGTTTGTCGATTACACCGATGTCGATGAGGTGGCTGTCGAAGAGGTTGAGATCGAAGCTCCGGCGGAAGAAGCGGACGAAGACGAAGTCAAGGCCATCGATTACAACGAGGTTAAAGACAAAGTCGATTTGGTGAAAAAAGCGTTAAAGACTGCTATGGCGGCCGTCAAAAAACACGGCTATGGGCATGATAAATCAGAAAAAGCTTTTGATGCTCTTAGTGATGTGTTTTCCGAATTCAAATGGACGCCGCAGTATCTTAAAAAGATGACCTCCGTTGCGGACGATCTGATTGCCGCTATTCGCGAGCAGGAAAAGCAGGTTATGGATGTATGCGTTAAAAAAGCCAAGGTTCCGCGCCGCGAATTTATAAACGTTTTCACCGAAAACGAAACGCAGTTGAACTGGCTGGAGCAATTTATCCAGGATAATCCTAAATATGCCGATGCGTTGACTGCCAATCAGGATAAAATTAAGCAGGCTCAGCAAAGGCTGGCGGATATTGAAACCCAGCATGGCTTGAGCATCGCTCATCTGAAAAATATTTGCCGCAACATCTCGTTGGGTGAAGCCAAGGCTAGGCGTGCCAAGAAGGAAATGATCGAGGCCAACCTGCGGTTGGTGATCTCAATTGCCAAGAAATACACCAATCGTGGTTTGCAGTTCCTCGATCTGATCCAGGAGGGCAACATCGGTTTGATGAAGGCGGTCGACAAATTCGAATACCGTAGGGGTTATAAGTTTTCGACTTATGCAACCTGGTGGATACGTCAGGCCATTACCCGTTCGATTGCCGATCAAGCCAGGACCATTCGCATTCCGGTGCATATGATCGAAACCATCAACAAGCTGAATCGTGTCTCCAGACAGATTTTGCAGGAGCTTGGCCGCGAAGCGACTCCGGAAGAATTGGCCGAGCGCATGGAAATGCCGGAAGACAAAATTCGCAAGGTTCTGAAGATTGCCAAGGAACCGATTTCGATGGAAACGCCGATTGGCGACGACGAAGATTCGCATTTGGGTGATTTTATCGAAGATTCCAAGATGCTATCGCCGGTTGAATCTGCTACAATCGCCGGCCTTCGCGAATCGACGCAGAATGTTTTGGCGGGTTTGACTGCGCGAGAAGCAAAAGTGTTACGCATGCGTTTTGGTATCAATATGAATACCGACCATACTCTTGAAGAGGTGGGTAAGCAATTTGACGTTACCCGGGAAAGGATACGTCAGATCGAAGCCAAGGCGCTGAGAAAATTGCGGCATCCATCAAGATCGGAGCAATTGCGCTGCTTCCTGGATGGCGAGTAA